In Temnothorax longispinosus isolate EJ_2023e chromosome 10, Tlon_JGU_v1, whole genome shotgun sequence, a single window of DNA contains:
- the LOC139820504 gene encoding general transcription factor 3C polypeptide 3 encodes MECTASEASRNISITVEVASEMSTADDSLAISENSSVAPVIIEELDESAISSMDMDINEFVEAKALQIKEVTDVIPTCSFSLPCTYNKDIVDAEDQDTSLTADEEDRLTKQFLNGELTFSEYSSRMDQDIDLETIESDASRRTIGFDHVAVQKIMEPKPHKANNVRQKRKKRVLPPVLQGLMGEANLRFAKGEEELAAQICMEIIRQVPSAPEPFQTLAMIYEHDQPEKSLQFALIAAHLSPKDADQWVRLANLSLESGDMKQAITCYSKAIQASPKDISLYETRAHLQEQNGDKKAYLRGYTKLIHQLEAEDGEYIMKYAKILAKRYMQEDNNEQALEAVETIFTKCPDLVTLEEVNIMTELLIALKQFKRCLDILVKYTNIQVRYKKKEEGEKGTTANDPKSEKEEEEEERSSNAKGKATLAPSRSENSYEIESCDVPDNVVVDLKAKFLITLIELDYISIAEKLLPKFYMRENPEISGDLFLDVAEALMGKKEFQRAMVLLDPLVKSSNFSLAAVWLRHAECWVGCNTLDKAIESYEAVRRLSPQHLGARLALAKLYKKSEHYDKAIQVLHQDPESDTLDPDVLYQRTLLLFKVGRYEEYFSSGMLLFSRHCVNIRTKVELNALARATGVRQRLDSLQLRRLSCGERLEDENAPTFIANARPSEKNEFLLFLQMCKLACKLNKYGFLQRLCFTALTSKRFKKRNSHIIFLCLISCIHNKDSFYGYNIVREFVRVCQRSNSWNLLNIIIQRAEDLRHNRFIMRLLGRDVFSYLHIMHANNCLVSGTYKYALNGYMSLFKVAPSALLALLIGVTQLQMACQKMSAKKNQLVIQALAFFKKYMQLRGKEGQQETYYNMARAFHQIGLLPSAIHFYKLVLKEDPGDLVKQHANLLDLRKEAAFNLHLVYLQSENHLLARMCLENDITI; translated from the exons ATGGAGTGTACGGCGAGCGAAGCATCACGAAACATCAGCATCACCGTGGAAGTGGCAAGTGAAATGTCGACTGCCGACGACAGCCTCGCTATTAGTGAGAATAGTAGCGTGGCACCGGTGATAATTGAAGAATTGGACGAAAGTGCCATCAGCTCAATGGACATGGATATAAATGAGTTTGTCGAGGCAAAGGCATTGCAAATAAAAGAGGTGACGGACGTTATTCCAACGTGTTCATTCTCTCTGCCGTGTACGTACAACAAGGATATCGTGGACGCGGAAGATCAGGATACGTCGCTAACTGCCGACGAGGAAGATCGGTTAACGAAACAGTTCTTGAATGGCGAGTTAACATTTAGCGAATATTCCTCAAGGATGGATCAGGATATAGATCTAGAGACGATAGAAAGCGATGCGTCCAG AAGGACCATCGGATTCGATCACGTCGCTGTACAAAAGATCATGGAACCAAAGCCACACAAAGCAAATAACGTGCGTCAGAAGAGGAAAAAGCGCGTTTTGCCTCCAGTTTTGCAAGGACTTATGGGAGAGGCAAATTTAAGATTCGCAAAGGGAGAAGAAGAGTTAGCGGCTCAAATATGCATGGAGATCATTAG GCAAGTACCGAGCGCTCCAGAACCGTTTCAGACGTTAGCTATGATATATGAACATGATCAACCGGAGAAGTCGTTGCAATTTGCTTTAATCGCTGCGCATCTTAGCCCGAAAGATGCGGATCAGTGGGTAAGATTAGCTAACTTGTCGTTGGAAAGCGGCGATATGAAGCAAGCGATTACGTGTTACTCTAAAGCGATTCAAGCCAGTCCGAAGGACATAAGTTTATACGAGACGCGAGCGCACCTCCAAGAACAGAACGGAGATAAAAAAGCGTACTTGCGAGGATATACGAAACTGATTCATCAATTGGAAGCCGAAGATGGcgaatatataatgaaatacgCAAAGATATTAGCCAAACGTTATATGCAAGAGGATAACAATGAACAAGCGCTAGAAGCAGTCGAGACTATTTTTACCAAATGTCCTGATCTCGTTACGTTAGAAGAAGTTAATATCATGACTGAATTGCTAATAGCGCTGAAGCAATTTAAGAGATGTTTAGATATATTGGTCAAGTATACAAATATTCAAGTACGGTataagaagaaagaggagggAGAAAAAGGGACAACGGCCAACGATCCCAAGTccgagaaggaagaagaagaagaggaacgTAGTAGTAACGCGAAAGGAAAAGCTACGTTAGCTCCGTCGAGAAGCGAAAATAGTTACGAAATAGAGTCTTGCGACGTACCGGATAATGTGGTTGTCGACTTGAAAGCCAAATTTCTCATAACTCTCATCGAATTGGATTATATTTCGATAGCTGAGAAATTGTTACCTAAATTTTACATGCGCGAGAATCCCGAGATTTCTGGAGATCTCTTTTTAGACGTAGCGGAAGCATTGATGGGCAAGAAGGAATTTCAGCGTGCCATGGTTTTGTTGGATCCGTTGGTTAAAAGTTCGAATTTTAGCTTGGCCGCAGTTTGGCTGAGGCACGCGGAATGCTGGGTTGGTTGCAACACGTTAGATAAAGCCATAGAATCTTACGAAGCCGTCCGAAGGTTATCGCCGCAGCATTTAGGCGCACGATTAGCTCTAGCCAAACTTTATAAAAAGTCGGAGCATTACGATAAGGCGATACAAGTTCTCCACCAAGATCCCGAATCCGATACATTAGATCCTGATGTTCTGTATCAAAGAACGCTACTGCTCTTCAAAGTTGGAAGATACGAGGAATACTTTTCCTCAGGAATGTTACTTTTCTCAAGACATTGCGTTAATATAAGAACGAAGGTCGAATTAAATGCATTGGCACGCGCAACGGGTGTTCGCCAACGGCTCGATAGTCTGCAACTTCGTCGTTTGTCTTGCGGGGAAAGGTTGGAAGATGAAAACGCCCCGACGTTTATCGCTAATGCGAGACCGAGCGAGAAAAATGAATTTCTACTTTTCCTACAAATGTGCAAACTAGCGTGTAAATTAAACAAGTATGGTTTCCTTCAAAGATTATGTTTCACCGCTCTGACGTCaaagagatttaaaaagaGGAACTCTCATATCATCTTTCTGTGCTTGATTTCTTGCATTCATAATAAGGATTCGTTCTACGGATACAATATCGTACGAGAATTCGTACGTGTCTGTCAAAGGTCCAACTCGTGGaacttgttaaatataatcattcaAAGAGCAGAAGATTTGAGGCATAACAGATTTATAATGCGATTACTTGGAAGAGACGTGTTTtcatatttgcatattatgcATGCAAACAACTGTCTCGTTTCGGGAACCTACAAGTATGCTCTAAACGGCTATATGTCTCTCTTTAAAGTAGCACCTAGTGCACTGTTAGCCTTGTTAATAGGCGTGACGCAATTACAAATGGCATGTCAAAAGATGTCGGCTAAGAAGAATCAGCTTGTAATTCAAG CGCTAGCCTTCTTCAAGAAATATATGCAATTGCGCGGTAAAGAAGGTCAACAAGAAACTTATTACAATATGGCACGGGCATTTCATCAAATTGGTTTATTACCGTCTGCGATTCACTTCTACAAGTTGGTCCTGAAGGAAGATCCAGGAGATTTAGTCAAACAGCATGCGAATCTTTTGGACCTGAGAAAGGAAGCAGCTTTCAATTTGCATCTCGTCTATCTGCAATCCGAAAACCATCTTCTTGCTAGAATGTGTCTCGAGAATGATATCACGATATGA